One Kazachstania africana CBS 2517 chromosome 5, complete genome DNA window includes the following coding sequences:
- the PRP39 gene encoding Prp39p (similar to Saccharomyces cerevisiae PRP39 (YML046W); ancestral locus Anc_1.493), protein MVDAFVVKNKNLRTEDALATLDPSFIKENPDFVSSYKDINWEDINTLNTVLRNIEQLLQRYPTPNHNIKTCVEIIFTQILARYPLLFGYWKKFVAIEYQFHDLKVSLKTLETATTKFPNSLELWCDYLRVLIVNYPQEDKLIQAKIQQAKRILGNQFYSHPFWDLVIGYYSNLKRTEELIETYWEIVKIPLHQYAKFVEPFKKLLISNGMQADIKKLEKDVRLNQTQVTEIWKFESKIKQNFFNLTPLNENEVRNWQFYLDFLILNNKPNTIITSVFERCLIPCCFVEEYWIRYVEWLSKNEYGISDIIEVYQRAHKLLPTQYKNFRTHFVSFLKKRFKNDKNREYIHDVLNELLVALLSTWQTNSEQLMLMQEYLTLLKRYEYPSSIDMSAKEILSKQSTFANFLEGIISNYLNQKNSSQQHMDSTSELQAILNDMNLPVVCVELIKMTWLVLKNNIQTRKYFNHYSKISVLRNSTVYSLTYYKFEKSTKNFLKLNKFINELGNSIFLPTSVINDIVQDYRTFFLTNFNITEYRNLDYELIDPVLLSHFKVNNPQWIPHSYASIDSNDWYKTDEFKENGHPGIVSNRPQITNRIFDRDNKLLFRDNKALSAPTFRNLEKINQSSKFKDFYTDDYLNAK, encoded by the coding sequence ATGGTGGACGCTTTCGTGGTTAAAAATAAGAACTTAAGAACAGAAGATGCACTGGCAACTTTAGATCCCAGttttataaaagaaaaCCCGGATTTTGTTAGCTCATACAAGGATATTAATTGGGAGGACATCAATACTTTGAATACAGTTCTACGCAACATAGAGCAGTTACTTCAAAGGTATCCTACACCCAATCACAACATTAAGACATGCGTTGAGATAATTTTCACACAGATTCTTGCACGATATCCACTGTTGTTTGGATATTGGAAAAAGTTTGTTGCTATAGAATACCAGTTTCATGATCTCAAAGTCTCTTTGAAGACTCTGGAGACCGCAACGACCAAGTTTCCGAATTCCTTAGAACTCTGGTGCGATTATCTGCGAGTATTGATAGTGAATTATCCACAAGAGGATAAATTAATTCAAGCGAAGATACAACAAGCTAAAAGAATATTGGGGAATCAGTTTTATTCTCATCCCTTCTGGGATCTAGTTATTGGCTATTATTCTAATCTTAAAAGAACTGAAGAATTGATTGAAACTTACTGGGAAATTGTCAAGATCCCATTACACCAATATGCAAAATTTGTAGAACCATTTAAGAAACTTTTGATTTCTAATGGTATGCAAGCCGATATTAAAAAGTTAGAGAAAGATGTCAGGTTGAACCAAACTCAAGTGACGGAAATTTGGAAGTTTGAGAGTAAGATAAAACAaaacttcttcaatttgactccattaaatgaaaatgaagtcCGGAATTGGCAATTCTACCTAGACTTTCTGATACTAAACAATAAACCAAATACAATAATAACGTCTGTCTTTGAAAGATGCCTTATACCATGTTGTTTCGTCGAAGAATACTGGATAAGATATGTCGAGTGGCTTtctaaaaatgaatatggCATAAGCGATATTATCGAAGTATATCAAAGGGCCCATAAGTTGTTACCTACCCagtataaaaattttagaacACATTTCGTAAGCTTCTTAAAAAAGAGGTTCAAAAACGATAAAAATAGAGAATATATTCATGATGTACTAAATGAATTACTTGTGGCGCTATTGTCGACATGGCAAACAAATTCGGAACAGTTGATGTTAATGCAGGAGTATCTAACTTTACTGAAAAGGTATGAATATCCTAGTAGTATTGATATGTCAGCAAAGGAGATTTTGAGTAAACAATCGACTTttgcaaattttttggaaggtattatttcaaattacttgaatcaaaagaattcCAGTCAGCAACATATGGACAGCACTTCTGAATTGCAAGcaattttaaatgataTGAATTTACCTGTTGTCTGTGTtgaattaataaaaatgacatGGTTGgtgttgaaaaataatattcaaacaagaaaatacttCAATCATTATAGTAAAATTTCCGTCTTGAGAAACTCTACCGTATACTCACTTACTTACTATAAGTTCGAGAAATcaaccaaaaattttttaaaactGAACAAATTCATAAACGAACTTGGAAATAGTATATTTTTACCTACATCTGTGATAAATGACATAGTTCAAGATTATCGAACCTTCTTTCTaactaatttcaatattacgGAGTATAGAAATTTAGATTATGAGTTGATAGACCCTGTCTTGTTGTCACATTTCAAAGTTAACAATCCACAATGGATTCCACACTCTTATGCAAGTATCGATAGTAACGACTGGTACAAGACtgatgaattcaaagagaaTGGACATCCCGGTATTGTCTCGAACAGGCCACAAATTACTAATAGAATATTTGACAGGGATAATAAGCTATTATTCAGGGATAATAAGGCTCTGAGTGCACCAACCTTTAGAAACTtagaaaagataaatcaatCCAGTAAATTTAAGGATTTCTATACAGATGACTACTTGAAtgcaaaataa
- the TCA17 gene encoding Tca17p (similar to Saccharomyces cerevisiae YEL048C; ancestral locus Anc_1.491) has protein sequence MGPSFVSIINESNEPVLIYIPNQGSVEVNEVLKYNTFSNISLDYFESPLFEASANDKNKMIKLLFKLEHVAVYGMLIKATGLKIIIGFNDKEGGDSNDDEIDDIFQKVKKIYLRVKSSPFVDINNDNKQLANLLEKKFDDEFIKSVISHVDRL, from the coding sequence ATGGGGCCCAGCTttgtttcaataataaacGAGTCTAATGAACCTGTGCTAATATACATTCCAAATCAAGGATCAGTTGAGGTCAATGAAGTACTGAAATATAATACTTTTTCTAACATCTCACtggattattttgaaagtcCATTGTTTGAGGCCTCTGCAAATGATAAGAACAAGATGATCAAACTACTTTTCAAACTAGAACATGTGGCTGTATATGGTATGCTGATTAAGGCAACCGgcttgaaaataataattggGTTCAACGATAAGGAAGGCGGCGATagtaatgatgatgagaTTGACgacattttccaaaaagtCAAGAAGATTTATTTAAGAGTAAAATCTAGTCCATTCGTAGAcattaataatgataacaAACAACTTGCCaatttattggaaaaaaagttcgatgatgaatttattaaaagCGTTATATCACATGTAGATCGActttaa